The following are encoded together in the Capsulimonas corticalis genome:
- a CDS encoding RNA polymerase sigma factor — translation MIRQIRGTVGEIHRSDSRRVFATLIRLIGDFDLAEEAVQDAFAAALEQWPRDGIPANPRAWLVTTGRFKAIDAMRRRTRFDASLAALAERVEADTQATAIVWEEEGVEDDRLRLIFTCCHPALAPDARAALTLREVCGLTTEEIARAFLTAPTTVAQRIVRAKAKIRDAKIPYQGPSPEDLPERLDVVLHVIYLVFNEGYSASSGESLTRADLSGEAIRLARLIKDLLPEPEVLGLLALMLLHESRRAARTSEQGDLILLEDQDRSLWDKECIAEGGALVEQALMSRRFGPYTLQAAISAVHAEARSAAETDWVQIVALYDILARVTPSPIIDLNRAVAVAMRSGPEAGLALIDAILERGDLDDYYLAHSARAELCRRLGRTADARGAYERALKLTQQGPERRFLEEKLRLLSEGESLV, via the coding sequence ATCATCCGGCAGATTCGGGGGACGGTGGGGGAGATCCATCGATCCGATTCGCGCCGCGTCTTTGCGACTCTGATTCGATTGATCGGCGATTTCGACCTTGCCGAGGAAGCGGTGCAGGACGCCTTCGCGGCGGCGCTGGAGCAGTGGCCGCGCGACGGGATTCCGGCAAACCCGAGGGCATGGCTTGTCACCACCGGCCGCTTCAAAGCGATCGACGCGATGCGCCGCCGCACGCGGTTCGACGCCTCGCTGGCGGCGCTCGCCGAACGGGTCGAGGCCGACACGCAGGCGACCGCGATCGTGTGGGAAGAGGAGGGTGTTGAGGACGACCGGCTGCGTCTCATCTTCACCTGCTGCCATCCCGCCCTGGCGCCGGACGCCCGCGCGGCGCTGACCTTGCGCGAAGTCTGCGGCCTGACGACCGAAGAGATCGCCCGCGCCTTTCTCACCGCGCCCACGACCGTCGCCCAGCGGATCGTGCGCGCCAAGGCCAAGATCCGCGACGCGAAGATCCCCTACCAGGGGCCGTCGCCCGAAGACCTGCCCGAGCGGCTCGATGTCGTGCTCCACGTCATCTATTTGGTCTTCAACGAGGGCTACTCCGCCTCGTCCGGCGAGTCGCTGACGCGCGCCGATCTTTCGGGGGAGGCGATCCGTCTCGCCCGCCTGATCAAAGACCTTCTGCCGGAGCCGGAGGTCCTGGGGCTGCTCGCGCTGATGCTGCTGCACGAGTCGCGCCGCGCCGCCCGCACGTCCGAGCAGGGCGACCTGATCTTGCTGGAAGACCAGGACCGCTCGCTCTGGGACAAAGAGTGCATCGCCGAGGGCGGCGCGCTGGTGGAGCAGGCGCTGATGTCCCGGCGTTTCGGACCTTACACCCTCCAGGCCGCGATCTCGGCGGTGCACGCCGAGGCGCGCTCCGCCGCCGAAACGGATTGGGTCCAGATCGTCGCTCTCTATGACATTCTGGCGCGCGTTACCCCCTCGCCCATCATCGACCTCAACCGCGCCGTCGCCGTCGCGATGCGCAGCGGCCCGGAGGCCGGCCTGGCGCTGATCGACGCCATTCTGGAACGCGGCGACCTCGACGACTACTACCTGGCGCACTCCGCCCGCGCGGAGCTCTGCCGGCGATTGGGAAGAACCGCCGACGCCCGGGGGGCCTACGAACGCGCGCTGAAACTGACGCAACAAGGGCCGGAACGGCGATTTCTCGAAGAAAAGTTGCGTTTGTTGAGTGAGGGTGAGTCGCTCGTGTAG
- a CDS encoding DUF2277 domain-containing protein, translating to MCRNIRTLFNFEPPVTPDEIEAASIQYVRKISGFSKPSKANEAAFEAAVGEIARVSAQLLAALESNAPPKNREEEAVKAKARAAERYAK from the coding sequence ATGTGTCGAAATATTCGGACTTTGTTTAACTTTGAACCGCCGGTGACCCCGGATGAGATCGAGGCGGCGTCGATTCAGTATGTCCGCAAGATCAGCGGATTTTCGAAGCCGTCCAAAGCCAATGAGGCCGCGTTTGAGGCGGCGGTGGGGGAGATCGCCCGGGTTTCCGCGCAGCTTCTGGCCGCTCTGGAATCGAATGCGCCGCCGAAGAACCGGGAGGAAGAGGCAGTCAAGGCGAAGGCGCGCGCCGCGGAAAGGTACGCCAAGTGA
- a CDS encoding DUF6785 family protein: MIANNPNPTDTIEEERIPDPARLRWGPVGLLTLILIVLNTGWIANSEMKTNVTEITISTLFLGIAFILFCATMLNLAARRVFGPRGALNQVELMMLYSLTSMSSVVAGVGHMGFFTPFLSNVFWYAKPTNNFQQIWPLLPSYIGPRDHEILRGFYEGHSTFFRPEVMRAWSGPLCVWSIFFLTLLWTTLCLAAIVRRRWEEDEHLPFPVVALPLEMTREGAPIYRNKLLWGGFAIPCFLHSLNSLASIVPALPSLPINTAVSLTVGLPRPWSALDPTFGGIHAAGIGFGYLINSDVLFSMWFFYLLRKAMNVWGLLQNWRDPGQGQMGDGAHQFPYTSYQAWGAWMALGLAMLWQGRVYFGAYFRRAFRGDPSGRDIGEPMTARTAVGGFTLGFLALCAFVWSSGGSWWLPVVFFTIYMLMMLALARLEAETAVPSPFLAWIAPQSMLTTVLGSANLGRMDSVHVGMLSWFNSDYRAAAMPHQLQAFVGQRRAGGSMRALPLALMLAAAFALVCALLWDLQLYYVNGAETGNVNQWRITMGTTPWSDVDKWLHAPEKADSGALMGMAAGAAITGILSFLRGRFVGFPLTPAAYVLNTSWANDLFWLDMFIAWVCKTAILRYGGMRIYRLMLPLFLGLILGDFITGAFWSIVGVFMHASLFRTFST, from the coding sequence ATGATCGCGAATAATCCCAATCCCACCGATACGATCGAGGAGGAGCGAATCCCGGATCCGGCGCGCCTGCGCTGGGGGCCGGTCGGCCTGCTCACGCTGATCCTGATCGTACTCAACACCGGCTGGATCGCGAACTCCGAGATGAAGACCAACGTAACCGAGATCACCATCTCGACGCTCTTTCTCGGGATTGCGTTTATTCTGTTCTGCGCGACGATGCTCAACCTGGCGGCGCGCCGGGTCTTCGGCCCGCGCGGCGCTTTGAACCAGGTGGAGCTGATGATGCTCTACTCGCTGACATCGATGTCCAGCGTCGTCGCCGGCGTCGGCCATATGGGGTTCTTCACGCCGTTTCTGTCGAACGTATTCTGGTACGCCAAGCCCACCAACAACTTTCAGCAGATCTGGCCGCTGCTCCCTTCCTACATCGGGCCGCGCGACCACGAGATCCTGCGCGGGTTCTACGAAGGACACTCCACGTTCTTTCGGCCGGAAGTGATGCGCGCCTGGTCGGGGCCGCTGTGCGTCTGGAGCATCTTCTTTTTGACCCTGCTCTGGACCACGCTATGCCTCGCCGCCATCGTGCGCCGGCGCTGGGAGGAGGATGAGCATCTTCCATTCCCCGTGGTCGCGCTGCCGCTGGAGATGACGCGCGAGGGCGCTCCCATCTACCGCAACAAGCTGCTCTGGGGCGGCTTCGCCATCCCCTGCTTTTTGCATTCACTCAATTCGCTCGCCAGCATCGTTCCCGCACTGCCGTCGCTGCCGATCAATACGGCGGTCAGCCTGACCGTCGGCCTGCCGCGCCCCTGGAGCGCGCTCGATCCGACCTTCGGCGGAATCCATGCGGCTGGCATTGGCTTTGGGTATCTGATCAACAGCGACGTACTGTTCTCCATGTGGTTCTTCTATCTGCTGCGCAAGGCGATGAACGTCTGGGGGCTGCTGCAAAACTGGCGCGATCCCGGCCAGGGCCAGATGGGCGACGGAGCCCATCAATTCCCATATACGAGCTATCAGGCGTGGGGCGCGTGGATGGCCCTGGGCCTGGCTATGCTGTGGCAAGGGCGCGTCTACTTCGGCGCCTATTTCCGGCGCGCCTTTCGGGGCGATCCGTCCGGACGCGACATTGGCGAGCCGATGACCGCGCGCACCGCCGTGGGCGGCTTCACACTGGGATTCCTCGCGCTCTGCGCGTTTGTCTGGTCGAGCGGCGGGTCGTGGTGGCTGCCGGTCGTCTTCTTCACGATCTACATGCTGATGATGCTGGCCCTCGCCCGTCTGGAAGCGGAAACCGCCGTCCCGTCCCCGTTCCTCGCCTGGATCGCGCCGCAAAGCATGCTGACGACGGTGCTGGGATCTGCGAACCTCGGGCGCATGGACTCGGTGCATGTCGGGATGCTTTCGTGGTTCAACTCGGACTACCGCGCGGCGGCGATGCCCCACCAGCTCCAGGCGTTCGTCGGCCAGCGCCGCGCCGGAGGCTCCATGCGCGCCCTGCCCCTCGCCCTGATGCTCGCGGCCGCGTTCGCGCTGGTCTGCGCCCTGCTCTGGGACTTGCAGCTCTACTATGTCAACGGCGCCGAGACCGGGAACGTCAACCAGTGGCGGATCACGATGGGAACGACTCCCTGGTCGGATGTCGATAAGTGGCTGCATGCTCCGGAAAAGGCCGACAGCGGGGCCCTGATGGGCATGGCCGCCGGCGCGGCGATCACCGGCATCCTGTCCTTCCTGCGCGGCCGCTTCGTCGGCTTCCCGCTTACCCCCGCCGCCTACGTGCTGAACACCTCCTGGGCCAACGACCTTTTCTGGCTGGACATGTTCATCGCCTGGGTCTGCAAAACCGCGATCCTGCGCTACGGCGGCATGCGCATCTACCGCCTCATGTTGCCCCTCTTCCTGGGCCTGATCCTCGGCGACTTTATCACCGGCGCCTTCTGGAGTATCGTCGGCGTCTTCATGCACGCTTCGCTATTCCGGACGTTCTCGACGTGA
- a CDS encoding DUF1559 domain-containing protein, which produces MTDLVVKAKPKAAGFTLIELLVVIAIIAILAAILFPVFAKAREKARQTSCLSNEKQLALGFTQYTQDNDETYPWGNQFAYTDGPGMGVHEGRGWAGRVYPYIKSTGVFKCPDDPTSDTTNHLGLNEHDVPISYAFNGNLDGGGSAGTLASTNAPASTVLLYEVTNAPTDPTNPAENDSPGGHGNDCGSGWIDQTNGGRAVYATGLLGRNVGIGGFNSGGYGVANPTPRHTDGANYALADGHAKYIRPGTVSPGGTAANANTDQTGCGNAAGSSTVGSAPNNFAVTFSPI; this is translated from the coding sequence ATGACCGATCTTGTTGTCAAAGCAAAGCCGAAGGCGGCTGGTTTCACACTTATTGAATTACTCGTTGTCATTGCAATAATTGCAATTCTTGCGGCGATCCTGTTCCCGGTCTTCGCCAAAGCGCGTGAGAAGGCGCGGCAGACATCTTGTCTTAGTAATGAAAAGCAACTGGCGCTTGGCTTTACACAATACACTCAAGATAACGATGAAACCTATCCCTGGGGCAACCAATTTGCCTACACGGATGGTCCCGGCATGGGCGTGCACGAAGGTCGTGGGTGGGCGGGGCGTGTCTATCCTTACATCAAAAGCACCGGCGTCTTTAAGTGTCCTGACGATCCCACGTCGGACACGACGAACCATCTGGGGCTGAACGAACATGATGTCCCGATCTCCTATGCGTTCAATGGAAATCTCGACGGCGGCGGGTCGGCGGGAACGCTTGCCAGCACAAACGCGCCGGCAAGCACCGTCCTGCTCTATGAAGTGACGAATGCGCCGACTGACCCGACCAATCCCGCCGAAAATGATTCGCCTGGCGGTCACGGAAACGACTGCGGCTCCGGTTGGATCGATCAAACGAATGGTGGAAGGGCTGTCTATGCGACAGGGCTTTTAGGGCGGAATGTGGGAATTGGCGGCTTCAATTCCGGCGGTTACGGCGTCGCCAACCCCACGCCGCGCCACACGGACGGTGCGAACTATGCGCTGGCGGATGGTCATGCGAAGTATATTCGCCCAGGGACGGTTTCTCCTGGCGGGACTGCCGCCAATGCGAACACGGATCAGACGGGATGCGGCAACGCGGCAGGATCTTCCACCGTTGGCTCTGCTCCTAATAACTTTGCGGTGACCTTCAGCCCGATCTAG
- a CDS encoding alpha-L-rhamnosidase C-terminal domain-containing protein has translation MEGILDPRRRRFIAPTRIVWISEAGVAGSQNLLSDDLTACTLSPGGDAPAAILLDFGRELHGGVRLDVPNSPAARSVRVRVRFGESVSEAMGETTPDHATHDWEIKAAWFGRTDVGDTGFRFVRIDLLDTDAPLILRQVTAIALEYDLEYQGAFECSDERINEIWRVGARTVHLCMQDHLWDGIKRDRLVWIGDMHPETMVVSAIHGAHPIVPASLDKVRDETPLPEWMNGISSYSLWWIIIQRDWYRYHGDLAYLQQQRAYLLDLLALVESKVDAEGREHLDGGRFLEWPTSVDPTATDAGLQAMTALALRAGAELCVIVGESEAAARANAVAARVEACPTIPTVSKQANALLVLAGLADAEATNAAILARDPDRNLSTFYGYYILQARAQAGDVAGGLDLLRSYWGAMLDLGATAFWEDFHIEWAENATRIDELPQPGKHDIHAEYGDFCYKGLRHSLCHGWAAGPTAWLMEHVLGVTPAAPGFAQVSIKPNLGNLQYARGSVPTPHGLIHVSHTLGIDGGVETVLGLPEGVALAS, from the coding sequence GATCCCCGCCGCCGCCGTTTTATCGCGCCGACGCGAATTGTCTGGATTTCGGAGGCTGGTGTCGCCGGCTCCCAAAATCTCCTGAGCGACGACCTCACCGCCTGTACGCTCTCGCCAGGCGGCGATGCGCCGGCCGCGATTCTCCTGGATTTCGGCCGCGAACTGCACGGCGGCGTTCGCCTGGACGTTCCCAATTCGCCGGCCGCTCGCTCGGTGCGCGTCCGCGTGCGATTTGGCGAATCCGTCAGCGAGGCGATGGGGGAGACGACTCCCGATCACGCCACCCACGATTGGGAAATTAAGGCCGCGTGGTTCGGGCGAACGGATGTCGGCGACACCGGATTTCGGTTCGTCCGTATCGATCTCTTGGATACCGATGCGCCGCTGATCTTGCGTCAGGTGACGGCGATTGCGCTGGAGTACGACCTGGAGTATCAGGGGGCGTTCGAGTGCAGCGACGAGCGGATCAATGAGATATGGCGCGTCGGCGCTCGCACGGTGCATCTGTGCATGCAGGATCATCTCTGGGATGGAATCAAGCGCGACCGTCTGGTCTGGATCGGCGACATGCACCCCGAGACGATGGTGGTGAGCGCGATCCACGGCGCGCATCCGATCGTCCCGGCGAGCCTGGACAAAGTTCGCGATGAAACTCCCTTGCCCGAATGGATGAACGGCATTTCGTCGTACTCCCTCTGGTGGATCATCATTCAGCGCGATTGGTATCGCTATCACGGCGATCTCGCCTACCTCCAGCAGCAGCGCGCGTATCTGCTGGACCTGCTGGCGCTGGTCGAATCCAAAGTCGATGCCGAGGGCCGCGAGCATCTGGACGGCGGGCGGTTTCTGGAGTGGCCGACGAGCGTCGACCCCACCGCCACCGACGCCGGCCTGCAAGCCATGACCGCGCTCGCCCTGCGCGCCGGCGCCGAGCTTTGCGTCATCGTCGGCGAATCCGAAGCCGCCGCGCGCGCGAACGCCGTCGCCGCCCGTGTCGAAGCGTGTCCCACGATCCCGACCGTCAGCAAACAGGCGAACGCGCTCCTTGTCCTGGCCGGCCTCGCGGACGCCGAGGCGACCAACGCCGCCATCCTCGCGCGCGATCCCGACCGCAACCTCTCCACCTTCTACGGCTACTACATCCTCCAGGCCCGCGCCCAGGCCGGCGACGTCGCCGGCGGCCTGGATCTGCTTCGGTCCTATTGGGGGGCCATGCTGGACCTGGGTGCGACCGCCTTCTGGGAGGATTTCCATATCGAGTGGGCCGAAAACGCCACACGCATCGACGAACTGCCGCAGCCCGGCAAACACGACATCCACGCCGAGTACGGCGACTTCTGCTACAAGGGGCTGCGCCACAGCCTCTGCCATGGCTGGGCCGCCGGCCCCACCGCATGGCTCATGGAGCACGTCCTCGGCGTCACGCCCGCCGCGCCCGGGTTCGCGCAAGTATCGATAAAACCAAACCTTGGGAATTTGCAATATGCGCGCGGATCGGTCCCCACGCCGCACGGCCTCATCCACGTCTCGCATACGCTGGGAATCGACGGCGGCGTTGAAACCGTTTTGGGACTTCCCGAGGGAGTCGCTCTTGCCTCCTAA